The proteins below come from a single Rosa rugosa chromosome 2, drRosRugo1.1, whole genome shotgun sequence genomic window:
- the LOC133732085 gene encoding uncharacterized protein LOC133732085, protein MLRGGREGSSALSCSEVLIMSSPRSLSVRTPSEIRKKKVGGQRNQEELEREVSLLQRLLNQEEKVHEVLDYAYSRKTSESASAIRIPRFLPQKTKELLAELAIVEGEISRLEDQIRQLKLGLQQEEQATKESKARQWQHDENLSHMNRGVHHERKGYETKALHFISKAIKGDYELNNELNLNEKMENLRSFSDQKENYFYEEVRLQSKVPRKGGLLRTPSPLRTLRHPSAPKLREVKPGISSDHLPPKPVPIPTQLEENNQIWQPNKLSEEILKCLNLIYVRLLRTTRTMELEKSGPISRSLHSSVVTSRSFRDDTSLTSKSSLLLQKESRQQDPYGIFNVEDSIPRDIGPYKNLVVFTSNSMDPRSISASNSIPLLKKLRVLLNNLLVVNLGSLAYQQKLAFWINMYNACIMNGFLEFGAHPSADKLLTLLNKATLNIGGKILNAQSIEHHILRKPAPSISMKEAFQKGENDDEATVRQLYGLESMDPNVTFALCCGTRSSPAVKIYTADSVVAELEKSKLEYLQASIVVTSTKKIGFPELLLGNMLDFAVDVDSLVQWACHQLPTSGSLRKSMVDCFRGHNGGKISTTVEKMPYDFEFHYLLAM, encoded by the exons ATGCTTCGAGGCGGTCGAGAGGGCTCGAGCGCGCTAAGCTGCAGTGAGGTTTTGATAATGTCTAGCCCAAGAAGCTTGTCTGTTCGCACACCATCTGAGATT agaaagaagaaggtCGGTGGGCAGAGAAACCAAGAGGAGCTTGAAAGAGAG GTCTCTTTGCTTCAAAGATTGTtaaatcaagaagagaaagtaCATGAGGTTTTGGACTATGCCTACAGTCGGAAAACTTCCGAGTCTGCTTCTGCTATTCGAATTCCAAGATTCCTTCCCCAGAAG ACGAAGGAACTTTTAGCAGAGTTGGCTATCGTTGAAGGAGAAATTTCTCGACTTGAAGACCAAATCAGACAACTTAAACTAGGACTGCAACAGGAAGAACAAGCTACTAAGGAATCAAAGGCTCGACAATGGCAACATGATGAAAACCTAAGCCATATGAACAGAGGTGTTCATCATGAGAGAAAAGGATATGAAACCAAGGCATTGCATTTCATAAGTAAAGCTATAAAGGGTGATTATGAACTTAATAATGAACTCAATTTAAATGAGAAAATGGAAAACTTGAGAAGTTTTTCTGATCAGAAAGAAAATTACTTCTATGAGGAGGTTAGACTTCAGTCTAAGGTTCCAAGGAAAGGCGGATTGTTAAGAACACCCTCACCCTTGCGAACTCTGAGACATCCATCAGCACCAAAG CTGAGAGAAGTTAAACCAGGCATTTCTTCAGATCATCTCCCACCAAAACCTGTACCAATTCCAACACAATTAGAAGAGAACAACCAGATTTGGCAACCAAACAAGCTCTCAGAGGAAATTTTGAAGTGTCTCAACCTCATTTATGTTAGGCTGCTTAGAACAACCAGAACAATGGAATTGGAGAAATCAGGCCCCATTTCCAGGTCTTTGCACTCTTCTGTTGTAACCTCAAGGAGCTTCAGGGATGATACCAGCCTAACCTCCAAGTCAAGCCTTCTGTTACAGAAGGAATCAAGGCAACAAGACCCTTATGGTATCTTCAATGTGGAAGACTCTATTCCTAGGGATATTGGCCCTTACAAGAACTTGGTTGTTTTTACCTCAAATTCTATGGACCCAAGATCTATTTCAGCATCGAACTCTATTCCTTTACTAAAAAAGTTGAG GGTATTGCTGAACAATCTCCTGGTTGTGAATTTGGGGTCCTTGGCATACCAGCAGAAGTTAGCATTCTGGATCAACATGTACAATGCTTGTATCATGAAT GGCTTTCTCGAATTTGGTGCGCATCCTTCCGCAGACAAATTACTTACATTACTGAACAAG GCAACACTGAACATAGGAGGTAAGATTTTAAATGCTCAATCTATTGAGCATCATATACTGAGGAAACCAGCACCTTCAATTTCGATGAAAGAG GCTTTCCAGAAGGGTGAGAATGATGATGAGGCCACTGTTCGCCAACTCTATGGTCTTGAGTCCATGGATCCTAATGTCACATTTGCTCTGTGTTGTGGAACTCGTTCTTCTCCAGCA GTGAAGATATACACAGCTGATAGTGTTGTAGCAGAGTTGGAGAAATCAAAGTTGGAGTACTTGCAAGCATCAATTGTAGTGACCAGCACAAAGAAAATTGGATTCCCGGAACTGTTGCTCGGAAACATGCTTGATTTTGCTGTAGATGTGGACTCACTAGTTCAGTGGGCGTGCCACCAGTTACCTACGTCTGGGTCTTTGAGAAAATCAATGGTGGATTGCTTCAGGGGCCATAATGGCGGGAAGATTTCTACAACCGTTGAGAAAATGCCATATGATTTTGAGTTTCATTATCTATTGGCCATGTGA
- the LOC133733744 gene encoding ABC transporter G family member 28 isoform X1, with protein MFSREHLFLSLRVLLHVLALSLVWQPAPHVFSQDAGGGGDGGGDGDGGGGGGGDGDVDVDVGGGGDGVSAGYKGFTTELILSRFSNVTPILKDELKDSFSYCVIDVDEDWNGAFNFSDDATFITNCAKKMKGGGLGKITQRLCTFKELSMYGESLVQVKKSSKLKPNKNCNLSTWNPGCEPGWACGTAEEVDVKNKTYVPARTEDCAPCCEGFFCPHGLTCMIPCPKGAYCPLGKLNSTTAEIFYRYRYHLPPGKSNHTCGGADRWADVLSSKEVFCSGGSYCPSSIQKNPCSSGHYCRLGSTSQEGCFKMASCKAKSENQNITAYGIMLFAAIIVILIIIYNCTDQVLATREKRQAKSREKAVQSVRETAQAREKWKSAKDIAKKHAVGLSTQFSRTFSRRKSTRHSDQLKGTGQAKPGTDGALPPMPLTAIGASEAATSKGKKKDKSNLTQMLHAIENDPDSNEGFNLEIGDKNIKKHAPKGKQLHTQSQIFKYAYGQIEKEKALQEQTANLTFSGVIEMAGGIEIQKRPPIEVAFKDLTLTLKGKNIHLMRCVTGKISPGRVSAVMGPSGAGKTTFLNALLGKVRGCTMSGMVLVNGKMESINSYKKIIGFVPQDDIVHGNLTVEENLWFSARCRLSSNLPQPEKVLVVERVIESLGLQAVRDSLVGTVEKRGISGGQRKRVNVGLEMVMEPSLLILDEPTSGLDSSSSNLLLRALRREALEGVNICMVVHQPSYTLFRMFDDLILLAKGGLTVYHGSVKKVEEYFKSLGIIVPDRVNPPDYFIDILEGLVKPSTSSGVDYKQLPVRWMLHNGYPVPMDMLQTSEGMAASTSDSSAHDSGSEGFWQDVKCNVEVKKDNIQHNLLKSSDLSERSTPGMFLQYRYFLGRVGKQRLRESRTQAIDFLILLLAGSCLGVLAKVSEETFGYHGYMYTVIAVSLLGKIAALRTFGLDKLHYWRESSAGMSSLAYFLSKDTVDHFNTVIKPLVYLSMFYFFNNPRSSVTDNYVVLLCLVYCVTGIAYALSIYLAPGPAQLWSVLLPVVLTLVGNNTIESHIVEKISNFCYTKWALESFLVANAQKYSGVWIITRCATLQKSHYDLKNWYPNLGMLIALGVLTRVIAYIILVFKKK; from the exons ATGTTCAGCAGAGAGcatctctttctctcccttAGGGTTCTTCTCCATGTGCTCGCTCTCAGCCTTGTTTGGCAGCCGGCGCCGCATGTTTTCAGCCAGGACgccggcggcggcggcgatggCGGTGGAGATGGCGATGGCGGCGGAGGTGGCGGAGGCGATGGCGATGTCGATGTCGATGTCGGTGGAGGAGGAGACGGAGTCTCTGCGGGGTATAAGGGCTTCACCACCGAACTCATCTTGAGTCGTTTCTCCAATGTCACCCCCATTCTCAAAGATGAACTCAAGGATTCGTTCAGCTACTGCGTCATTGACGT AGACGAGGATTGGAATGGGGCTTTCAATTTCTCAGACGATGCAACATTCATTACCAACTGCGCCAAAAAAATGAAAG GGGGAGGTTTGGGAAAGATCACGCAGCGGTTGTGCACTTTTAAAGAATTATCGATGTATGGTGAAAGTTTAGTACAAGTTAAGAAAAGCAGTAAATTGAAACCGAATAAGAACTGTAACCTGTCTACATGGAATCCTGGATGTGAACCTGGGTGGGCTTGTGGAACTGCAGAGGAAGTTGACGTGAAAAATAAAACATATGTGCCTGCCAGAACTGAAGACTGTGCACCTTGTTGTGAGGGTTTTTTCTGCCCTCATGGTCTTACTTGCATGATCC CTTGCCCAAAAGGTGCTTACTGCCCACTTGGAAAGCTCAATAGCACTACTG CAGAAATATTCTACAGATACCGTTATCACCTACCTCCAGGGAAGTCAAACCACACTTGTGGAGGAGCAGATAGGTGGGCTGATGTCTTGAGTAGTAAAGAGGTATTCTGTTCGGGTGGATCATACTGTCCGTCTAGCATCCAAAAAAATCCTTGCAGTAGTGG ACATTATTGCAGGCTGGGCTCCACATCTCAGGAAG GATGTTTCAAAATGGCAAGTTGTAAGGCGAAATCAGAAAATCAAAATATTACTGCATATGGTATCATGCTTTTT GCTGCAATAATAGTTATACTTATTATTATATATAACTGTACTGATCAAGTGCTTGCCACCCGAGAGAAAAGACAAGCAAAATCCAGGGAAAAGGCTGTTCAAAGTGTAAGAGAAACAGCACAAGCACGTGAAAAATGGAAATCTGCAAAAGACATTGCTAAGAAGCATGCTGTTGGACTCTCAACACAGTTTTCTCGTACATTTTCTCGCAGAAAATCTACCAGGCATTCGGACCAGCTGAAAGGAACAGGACAAGCTAAACCTGGAACAGATGGTGCCTTGCCACCTATGCCACTGACTGCGATAGGTGCATCTGAAGCAGCAACGtctaaaggaaagaaaaaggatAAAAGCAACCTCACACAAATGTTACATGCTATTGAGAATGACCCAGATAGTAATGAAGGCTTTAATCTAGAGATAGGtgataaaaatattaaaaagcaCGCACCAAAAGGTAAGCAGTTGCATACCCAAAGCCAGATTTTCAAGTATGCATATGGTCAAATTGAGAAGGAAAAGGCTTTACAGGAGCAGACAGCAAACTTAACCTTCTCTGGGGTTATAGAAATGGCTGGTGGAATTGAAATCCAAAAGAGGCCTCCAATTGAGGTTGCTTTTAAAGATCTAACCCTCACATTGAAAGGGAAAAATATACATCTTATGAGATGTGTGACTGGGAAAATATCACCAGGCCGGGTTTCAGCTGTCATGGGTCCATCTGGAGCAGGAAAAACAACTTTTCTTAATGCTTTGTTAGGAAAAGTGAGAGGGTGCACCATGAGTGGTATGGTTCTTGTAAATGGAAAGATGGAATCTATCAACTCATATAAGAAAATCATAGGCTTTGTTCCACAAGATGATATTGTGCATGGCAATTTGACAGTGGAAGAAAATCTCTGGTTCAGCGCAAGATGCAG ACTCTCTTCCAATCTGCCTCAACCAGAAAAGGTCCTGGTTGTTGAAAGAGTTATTGAATCCTTGGGCTTGCAGGCAGTGCGGGATTCCCTGGTTGGAACGGTAGAGAAGCGAGGAATCTCTGGAGGTCAAAGAAAAAGAGTAAATGTTGGGCTGGAAATGGTCATGGAACCATCACTTCTAATTTTAGATGAACCCACATCTGGTTTGGATAGTTCATCTTCTAATCTGCTACTTAGAGCTCTTAGACGTGAGGCTCTTGAAGGAGTTAACATTTGCATGGTTGTCCACCAGCCCAG CTACACCTTGTTCAGGATGTTTGATGATTTGATACTTCTCGCTAAAGGTGGGCTTACAGTGTATCATGGATCAGTGAAGAAAGTTGAAGAGTACTTCAAGAGCCTTGGGATTATTGTTCCTGATCGTGTCAATCCTCCAGACTATTTCATTGACATTTTGGAAGGCTTAGTAAAACCAAGCACAAGCTCAGGGGTGGACTATAAACAACTACCCGTTAGGTGGATGCTTCATAATGGGTACCCAGTTCCTATGGATATGCTTCAGACTTCTGAGGGAATGGCTGCATCAACAAGTGACAGTTCAGCTCATGATTCTGGATCAGAGGGTTTTTGGCAGGATGTCAAGTGTAATGTTGAGGTGAAAAAGGACAATATACAGCATAATCTCTTAAAGTCGAGTGACTTATCGGAGCGGAGTACCCCTGGCATGTTCCTGCAATATAGATACTTCCTTGGCAG GGTTGGTAAGCAGCGATTACGAGAATCGAGGACACAAGCAATagattttcttattttattgCTTGCTGGATCATGCTTAGGAGTTCTTGCTAAAGTAAGCGAGGAGACCTTCGGTTATCATGGTTATATGTACACCGTCATAGCAGTTT CTCTCCTTGGCAAGATTGCAGCTTTGAGAACGTTTGGACTGGATAAGTTGCACTACTGGAGAGAGAGCTCTGCTGGCATGAGTAGCTTGGCTTACTTTCTTTCAAAAGATACAGTTGACCATTTTAATACGGTCATCAAGCCTCTCGTTTACCTCTCCATGTTCTATTTCTTCAACAATCCAAGATCATCTGTCACAGATAATTATGTCGTTTTGTTATGTTTGGTTTACTGCGTAACTGGCATAGCTTATGCCTTGTCCATATACCTGGCTCCCGGTCCAGCTCAACTG TGGTCCGTGCTTCTCCCAGTCGTTTTGACTCTAGTAGGAAACAATACTATTGAAAGCCATATTGTGGAAAAAATATCTAACTTCTGCTATACTAAGTGGGCTTTGGAATCTTTTCTCGTAGCAAATGCTCAAAA GTACTCTGGGGTGTGGATAATAACAAGATGTGCTACACTTCAGAAGAGTCACTATGACCTCAAGAATTGGTACCCTAATTTAGGCATGCTCATTGCTCTGGGTGTATTAACAAGAGTCATTGCATACATTATTTTGGTCTTCAAAAAGAAGTAG
- the LOC133733744 gene encoding ABC transporter G family member 28 isoform X2 — protein sequence MFSREHLFLSLRVLLHVLALSLVWQPAPHVFSQDAGGGGDGGGDGDGGGGGGGDGDVDVDVGGGGDGVSAGYKGFTTELILSRFSNVTPILKDELKDSFSYCVIDVDEDWNGAFNFSDDATFITNCAKKMKGGGLGKITQRLCTFKELSMYGESLVQVKKSSKLKPNKNCNLSTWNPGCEPGWACGTAEEVDVKNKTYVPARTEDCAPCCEGFFCPHGLTCMIPCPKGAYCPLGKLNSTTGICVPYRYHLPPGKSNHTCGGADRWADVLSSKEVFCSGGSYCPSSIQKNPCSSGHYCRLGSTSQEGCFKMASCKAKSENQNITAYGIMLFAAIIVILIIIYNCTDQVLATREKRQAKSREKAVQSVRETAQAREKWKSAKDIAKKHAVGLSTQFSRTFSRRKSTRHSDQLKGTGQAKPGTDGALPPMPLTAIGASEAATSKGKKKDKSNLTQMLHAIENDPDSNEGFNLEIGDKNIKKHAPKGKQLHTQSQIFKYAYGQIEKEKALQEQTANLTFSGVIEMAGGIEIQKRPPIEVAFKDLTLTLKGKNIHLMRCVTGKISPGRVSAVMGPSGAGKTTFLNALLGKVRGCTMSGMVLVNGKMESINSYKKIIGFVPQDDIVHGNLTVEENLWFSARCRLSSNLPQPEKVLVVERVIESLGLQAVRDSLVGTVEKRGISGGQRKRVNVGLEMVMEPSLLILDEPTSGLDSSSSNLLLRALRREALEGVNICMVVHQPSYTLFRMFDDLILLAKGGLTVYHGSVKKVEEYFKSLGIIVPDRVNPPDYFIDILEGLVKPSTSSGVDYKQLPVRWMLHNGYPVPMDMLQTSEGMAASTSDSSAHDSGSEGFWQDVKCNVEVKKDNIQHNLLKSSDLSERSTPGMFLQYRYFLGRVGKQRLRESRTQAIDFLILLLAGSCLGVLAKVSEETFGYHGYMYTVIAVSLLGKIAALRTFGLDKLHYWRESSAGMSSLAYFLSKDTVDHFNTVIKPLVYLSMFYFFNNPRSSVTDNYVVLLCLVYCVTGIAYALSIYLAPGPAQLWSVLLPVVLTLVGNNTIESHIVEKISNFCYTKWALESFLVANAQKYSGVWIITRCATLQKSHYDLKNWYPNLGMLIALGVLTRVIAYIILVFKKK from the exons ATGTTCAGCAGAGAGcatctctttctctcccttAGGGTTCTTCTCCATGTGCTCGCTCTCAGCCTTGTTTGGCAGCCGGCGCCGCATGTTTTCAGCCAGGACgccggcggcggcggcgatggCGGTGGAGATGGCGATGGCGGCGGAGGTGGCGGAGGCGATGGCGATGTCGATGTCGATGTCGGTGGAGGAGGAGACGGAGTCTCTGCGGGGTATAAGGGCTTCACCACCGAACTCATCTTGAGTCGTTTCTCCAATGTCACCCCCATTCTCAAAGATGAACTCAAGGATTCGTTCAGCTACTGCGTCATTGACGT AGACGAGGATTGGAATGGGGCTTTCAATTTCTCAGACGATGCAACATTCATTACCAACTGCGCCAAAAAAATGAAAG GGGGAGGTTTGGGAAAGATCACGCAGCGGTTGTGCACTTTTAAAGAATTATCGATGTATGGTGAAAGTTTAGTACAAGTTAAGAAAAGCAGTAAATTGAAACCGAATAAGAACTGTAACCTGTCTACATGGAATCCTGGATGTGAACCTGGGTGGGCTTGTGGAACTGCAGAGGAAGTTGACGTGAAAAATAAAACATATGTGCCTGCCAGAACTGAAGACTGTGCACCTTGTTGTGAGGGTTTTTTCTGCCCTCATGGTCTTACTTGCATGATCC CTTGCCCAAAAGGTGCTTACTGCCCACTTGGAAAGCTCAATAGCACTACTGGTATATGCGTGCC ATACCGTTATCACCTACCTCCAGGGAAGTCAAACCACACTTGTGGAGGAGCAGATAGGTGGGCTGATGTCTTGAGTAGTAAAGAGGTATTCTGTTCGGGTGGATCATACTGTCCGTCTAGCATCCAAAAAAATCCTTGCAGTAGTGG ACATTATTGCAGGCTGGGCTCCACATCTCAGGAAG GATGTTTCAAAATGGCAAGTTGTAAGGCGAAATCAGAAAATCAAAATATTACTGCATATGGTATCATGCTTTTT GCTGCAATAATAGTTATACTTATTATTATATATAACTGTACTGATCAAGTGCTTGCCACCCGAGAGAAAAGACAAGCAAAATCCAGGGAAAAGGCTGTTCAAAGTGTAAGAGAAACAGCACAAGCACGTGAAAAATGGAAATCTGCAAAAGACATTGCTAAGAAGCATGCTGTTGGACTCTCAACACAGTTTTCTCGTACATTTTCTCGCAGAAAATCTACCAGGCATTCGGACCAGCTGAAAGGAACAGGACAAGCTAAACCTGGAACAGATGGTGCCTTGCCACCTATGCCACTGACTGCGATAGGTGCATCTGAAGCAGCAACGtctaaaggaaagaaaaaggatAAAAGCAACCTCACACAAATGTTACATGCTATTGAGAATGACCCAGATAGTAATGAAGGCTTTAATCTAGAGATAGGtgataaaaatattaaaaagcaCGCACCAAAAGGTAAGCAGTTGCATACCCAAAGCCAGATTTTCAAGTATGCATATGGTCAAATTGAGAAGGAAAAGGCTTTACAGGAGCAGACAGCAAACTTAACCTTCTCTGGGGTTATAGAAATGGCTGGTGGAATTGAAATCCAAAAGAGGCCTCCAATTGAGGTTGCTTTTAAAGATCTAACCCTCACATTGAAAGGGAAAAATATACATCTTATGAGATGTGTGACTGGGAAAATATCACCAGGCCGGGTTTCAGCTGTCATGGGTCCATCTGGAGCAGGAAAAACAACTTTTCTTAATGCTTTGTTAGGAAAAGTGAGAGGGTGCACCATGAGTGGTATGGTTCTTGTAAATGGAAAGATGGAATCTATCAACTCATATAAGAAAATCATAGGCTTTGTTCCACAAGATGATATTGTGCATGGCAATTTGACAGTGGAAGAAAATCTCTGGTTCAGCGCAAGATGCAG ACTCTCTTCCAATCTGCCTCAACCAGAAAAGGTCCTGGTTGTTGAAAGAGTTATTGAATCCTTGGGCTTGCAGGCAGTGCGGGATTCCCTGGTTGGAACGGTAGAGAAGCGAGGAATCTCTGGAGGTCAAAGAAAAAGAGTAAATGTTGGGCTGGAAATGGTCATGGAACCATCACTTCTAATTTTAGATGAACCCACATCTGGTTTGGATAGTTCATCTTCTAATCTGCTACTTAGAGCTCTTAGACGTGAGGCTCTTGAAGGAGTTAACATTTGCATGGTTGTCCACCAGCCCAG CTACACCTTGTTCAGGATGTTTGATGATTTGATACTTCTCGCTAAAGGTGGGCTTACAGTGTATCATGGATCAGTGAAGAAAGTTGAAGAGTACTTCAAGAGCCTTGGGATTATTGTTCCTGATCGTGTCAATCCTCCAGACTATTTCATTGACATTTTGGAAGGCTTAGTAAAACCAAGCACAAGCTCAGGGGTGGACTATAAACAACTACCCGTTAGGTGGATGCTTCATAATGGGTACCCAGTTCCTATGGATATGCTTCAGACTTCTGAGGGAATGGCTGCATCAACAAGTGACAGTTCAGCTCATGATTCTGGATCAGAGGGTTTTTGGCAGGATGTCAAGTGTAATGTTGAGGTGAAAAAGGACAATATACAGCATAATCTCTTAAAGTCGAGTGACTTATCGGAGCGGAGTACCCCTGGCATGTTCCTGCAATATAGATACTTCCTTGGCAG GGTTGGTAAGCAGCGATTACGAGAATCGAGGACACAAGCAATagattttcttattttattgCTTGCTGGATCATGCTTAGGAGTTCTTGCTAAAGTAAGCGAGGAGACCTTCGGTTATCATGGTTATATGTACACCGTCATAGCAGTTT CTCTCCTTGGCAAGATTGCAGCTTTGAGAACGTTTGGACTGGATAAGTTGCACTACTGGAGAGAGAGCTCTGCTGGCATGAGTAGCTTGGCTTACTTTCTTTCAAAAGATACAGTTGACCATTTTAATACGGTCATCAAGCCTCTCGTTTACCTCTCCATGTTCTATTTCTTCAACAATCCAAGATCATCTGTCACAGATAATTATGTCGTTTTGTTATGTTTGGTTTACTGCGTAACTGGCATAGCTTATGCCTTGTCCATATACCTGGCTCCCGGTCCAGCTCAACTG TGGTCCGTGCTTCTCCCAGTCGTTTTGACTCTAGTAGGAAACAATACTATTGAAAGCCATATTGTGGAAAAAATATCTAACTTCTGCTATACTAAGTGGGCTTTGGAATCTTTTCTCGTAGCAAATGCTCAAAA GTACTCTGGGGTGTGGATAATAACAAGATGTGCTACACTTCAGAAGAGTCACTATGACCTCAAGAATTGGTACCCTAATTTAGGCATGCTCATTGCTCTGGGTGTATTAACAAGAGTCATTGCATACATTATTTTGGTCTTCAAAAAGAAGTAG
- the LOC133733742 gene encoding OVARIAN TUMOR DOMAIN-containing deubiquitinating enzyme 12-like — protein sequence MLTYEQDPDVVRWGLQLFEGDPYLNCGYCDSVNQDGTNYYAGHYFKEDVVYDADCINVEYDELIAHALQEELSLLDIEDEPGSAPEHVEHLQASVFPQDWSQQSIGNYGSGQESVQAEADEVGPSTSCSSPDEKSYYGDELSYSLELANEYTFDGERLNQMVPVPHVPKINGDIPSLDQAILDHQRLLDRLQLYGLVENKVQGDGNCQFRALADQFYQSPEHHEFVRQQIVNQLKSYPEIYEGYVPMAYDDYLEKMSRSGEWGDHVTLQAAADLYGVKIFVITSFKDTCYIEILPNAERSKRVICLSFWAEVHYNPIYSEGDLPTFETKKKKKRGMSRNKHLESPNKYQ from the exons ATGCTTACATACGAGCAAGACCCGGATGTTGTTCGCTGGGGACTCCAGCTCTTTGAAGGTGATCCGTATTTGAATTGTGGGTATTGTGACTCAGTTAACCAAGATGGCACTAATTATTATGCGGGGCATTATTTTAAGGAAGATGTGGTGTATGATGCGGATTGTATAAATGTGGAATATGATGAACTTATTGCTCATGCTCTTCAAGAAGAGCTGTCACTACTTGATATAGAGGACGAGCCGGGATCTGCGCCTGAGCACGTAGAGCATTTGCAAGCATCTGTCTTCCCACAAGATTGGTCACAGCAATCTATTGGAAATTATGGCTCTG GACAGGAGAGTGTTCAGGCAGAGGCAGATGAAGTTGGGCCTTCTACTTCGTGTTCTAGCCCAGATGAAAAGTCGTACTATGGAGATGAGTTGTCATATTCCCTAGAGCTGGCTAATGAATATACATTTGATGGAGAGAGGTTGAACCAGATGGTTCCTGTCCCT CATGTTCCTAAAATTAATGGTGATATACCCTCGCTAGATCAAGCAATTTTAGATCACCAAAGGCTTCTGGACAG GTTGCAGTTATATGGGTTGGTTGAAAATAAGGTCCAAGGAGATGGAAACTGTCAG TTCCGCGCTTTAGCTGACCAATTTTATCAATCTCCTGAACACCACGAATTTGTGAGACAACAAATTGTAAATCAG CTCAAGTCATACCCAGAGATATATGAAGGATATGTTCCCATGGCTTATGATGACTATTTGGAGAAGATGTCCAG GAGCGGTGAGTGGGGCGATCATGTTACTTTACAGGCTGCTGCAGATTTG TATGGAGTTAAAATTTTTGTCATAACATCTTTCAAGGACACCTGCTACATTGAGATTCTTCCTAATGCTGAAAGATCGAAACGAG TAATTTGTTTGAGCTTTTGGGCAGAGGTGCACTACAACCCAATTTATTCTGAAGGAG ATTTGCCTACATttgagacgaagaagaagaagaaaagggggaTGTCACGTAATAAGCACTTGGAGTCCCCAAATAAATACCAATGA